The Tenacibaculum jejuense genome includes a window with the following:
- a CDS encoding response regulator has product MRKILLIEDDITLRENTAELLELTDYYEVVMAENGKVGIEKALSELPDLIVCDIMMPEVDGYGVLEILSKNPKTQFTPFIFLSAKTERSDVRKGMNLGADDYITKPFTEEELISAIESRLAKSSILKEQKTVVEEIPNENELRDLNDLKNFFDDNGTVFSFQGEEKVYEEGDNSNYIYLVTKGGVKCSKLNEQGKVLTTSLYKEDDLFGYTSFSQNIPYQETAIAMEATELVGIHKSELISVLHKNHKVVLDLVDLLADNLKDVKEQLLDMAYNSVHKKTAATLLKFAERMNRNPDDIIRIARHDLASVAGIATETLIRSISKLKKNGIIEIEGRNIKIVDMEALKLVE; this is encoded by the coding sequence ATGAGAAAAATTCTATTAATTGAAGACGATATTACATTAAGAGAAAACACAGCAGAATTACTAGAGTTAACCGATTACTATGAAGTAGTTATGGCTGAAAATGGTAAAGTTGGCATAGAAAAAGCATTAAGCGAATTACCAGATTTAATTGTTTGTGATATTATGATGCCCGAAGTTGATGGCTATGGTGTGTTAGAAATTTTATCTAAAAATCCGAAAACACAGTTTACTCCTTTTATCTTTTTATCAGCAAAAACAGAACGAAGTGACGTACGAAAAGGAATGAATCTTGGAGCCGACGATTATATTACAAAACCTTTTACTGAAGAAGAATTAATTAGCGCAATTGAAAGTAGATTGGCAAAGTCTTCAATTTTAAAAGAACAGAAAACAGTAGTTGAAGAAATTCCGAATGAAAATGAACTTAGAGATTTGAATGATCTTAAAAATTTCTTTGATGATAACGGAACTGTTTTTTCTTTTCAAGGAGAAGAAAAAGTGTATGAAGAAGGCGATAACTCTAATTATATTTATTTGGTGACGAAAGGCGGAGTGAAATGTTCTAAGCTTAACGAACAAGGTAAAGTGTTAACGACTTCACTATACAAAGAAGACGATTTATTCGGGTATACTTCTTTCTCTCAAAACATTCCCTATCAAGAAACAGCTATAGCAATGGAAGCAACAGAACTTGTAGGAATTCACAAGTCGGAGTTGATTTCAGTTTTACATAAAAACCATAAAGTTGTATTAGATTTAGTTGATCTTTTAGCAGATAATTTAAAAGATGTAAAAGAACAATTATTAGATATGGCCTATAATTCTGTTCATAAAAAAACAGCAGCAACACTACTAAAATTTGCTGAACGCATGAATAGAAATCCAGATGATATTATTAGAATAGCACGACACGATTTAGCTAGTGTTGCTGGTATTGCTACCGAAACTTTAATTCGAAGTATTTCTAAACTTAAAAAGAACGGGATTATAGAAATTGAAGGTAGAAATATTAAAATTGTTGATATGGAGGCCTTAAAACTAGTAGAATGA